The Anolis carolinensis isolate JA03-04 chromosome 1, rAnoCar3.1.pri, whole genome shotgun sequence genome window below encodes:
- the pkib gene encoding cAMP-dependent protein kinase inhibitor beta isoform X3, which produces MTDVEPVVTDFAASGRAGRRNALPDILGSSAGAGTSDLPHKLAELSMSEAEGAEGGEASSSGTTMENQETEGKSMDS; this is translated from the exons ATGACTGATGTGGAGCCTGTGGTCACAGATTTTGCCGCTTCGGGAAGGGCAGGCCGCCGAAACGCCTTGCCAGACATTCTGGGTTCTTCTGCTGGGGCAGGAACGTCAGACTTACCACATAAGTTAGCTGAGCTCTCCATGTCGGAAG CTGAAGGAGCTGAAGGaggagaagcatcatcgtctggCACTACAATGGAAAATCAAGAAACAGAAGGAAAGAGCATGGATTCCTAA